In Clostridium omnivorum, the DNA window CGCATTGGCTATACCCTTCGAAAACAGACCATGCCTGAGATATATGAAAAATTAGGATTGATGTGTGGTCTTGAAGTTCATCAACAGCTTAAAACTGATAAAAAGCTGTTTTGTCATTGTCCAGCGGGTATCTTTCAAGAAAAAGGTAAATTTCATGCAGAAGTATTAAGACATATGAGACCTACTTTAAGCGAAATGGGTGGATACGACGGTACCGCTCTAATGGAATTTAAAACAAAAAAAACTATCGTATACCATATTGTTAACGAAACCACCTGTACTTATGATGTTGATGACACACCTCCTTTTAAGCTTAACAAACAAGCACTGCAAATTGCATTGGAAATAGCATTGCTTCTTAAAACTAATATTGTTGGAGAACTACATATCACACGTAAACAATATCTGGATGGCAGTATTCCTACTGGCTTCCAACGAACTGGTATAGTAAGCATTGAAGGACAGATACCATTAAAGAACAAACAAGTTCGAATAATTCAGCTTAGCATAGAAGAAGACTCTTGCCGTGAAGTTTCTGATATAGCTCACGTTAGAGTATATACAACAGATAGGTTAGGCATGCCGCTAATAGAGACTGTTACTTATCCAGATATGAAAACTCCTGATGAAGCCGCTGAAGCTGCCCAGTATATACGCTTTTTAAGCCGCAGTACGGGTAAAGTAAGAACGGGAATTGGCGCTGCACGTGAGGACGTCAACGTTAGCATTACTGGAGGCACTAGAGTGGAAATTAAAGGTGTGTCTCGCATTAGCTCTATACCAGAATTAGTACACAATGAAGCCTTTCGCCAAAAGAGTCTCCTAGAAATTAGAAGTGATCTATTGTCTAGAATACCTCAGTGGAAAGAATGGGAAATCAGTTATGTAAATATAAGTTTGGACAATATATCTACATCCTCAAACCAAGTATCTGAAGCATTAAATAAAAACTACAGGTTGGTGGCAGTAAACTTACCTGGCTTTAAAGGTGCCCTCTCATTCTTTACTCAGCCTGGCCGAATGTTTGCAGATGAAATCTCAGATAGATTAAAGGTAATTGCTTGCATTGAAAAGCCTAATATGACACATTCAGAAAGCTTAGATAATGATAGTAAATTTATAAACTTTAAATATATTCGAAAACTGCTTGATGCAGAAAATGAAGATGCTCAAATACTTTTATGGGGTCCTGAGGCTGACATTCCTACAGCTTTAGAAACAATTGAAGAACGCTGCAAAATGGCTTTTATTGGTGTTCCTAAAGAAACTAGAAAATCCTTAGAAAACGGCACTACTATGTTTGAAAGAGTACTTCCAGGAGCTGACAGAATGTATCCTGACACTGATTCAGCACCTATTTCTATTAGTGAGGCCTTAATTAATGAGATGCGCAGTAATCTACCAATTAGTGTTAATGAAAGAATAGCTCAGCTGAAAAGCTGGAATGTGCCACAGGATACTTTTTTCTATCTATTAAGAAACAATCTAGTTCCTCTAATTCAAAGAGTTTCTGATGATTTTCAAATAAGTCCTAAAATTACTTCAACTTTACTTGCTCACAGACTTAAGCACTTACAAGGAAAATTTAATACTACTTTACCTTTTGATTATGAAAAAATATATAAACTTTTTGCATTCATCAAAGAGCAAAATTTAGATTATGATATTGCTTATGATATGCTGCCCATAATGTATAAGCATCCTGAGATGGAGATGTCTTCTATATTAAAAAGCATAAACTTTGCTAAACGCAGCAAAGATAGCATTATTTCACTTATTCCATTTATAAATGATAAATTCAATGAAATAAATACTTCAAAAGACAATAAAGCAAAATTCAGGTGGATGATGAATGAATTACGAAAAATGGCGGTTGGAAACATGCCTCTTAGCGAACTTGCTGATATTATAGCAAAGGGGGAATATAATAATGAACGGTAGCTTAAAGGGTTATAAAGGTAGAGCCTTAGAAATTTTAAAAAGCTTCAATATGCGTGTCTGGAGTGAAGCTGTGATAAAAACTACTCGTGGTGAATTCAAGGGAGTTTTACTTCCACGTTCTGAAAATGATGATGATAAACACATAGTAATCAAGCTGGCAACAGGGTATAATATCGGAATTACTGTTGATACAATTCAGGACATGAAAGAATTTAACTATAAAGAAATTCAATATAAAATTCCTGAAAGAGAATTTCCTACTTCCGAAGAAAAACATAACGTAAAATTGCTTGGTACTGGCGGCACTATAGCATCTCGTCTAGATTATCGTACCGGAGCAGTTATTCCTGCATTTTCACCTGGTGAATTGTATGGTGCAGTTCCTGAACTTGCAGATATATGCAATTTAAGTACTGAGAAACTTTTTGCTGTTTTTTCAGAAAATATGGGACCAGCTCAATATAAAATTCTTGCTCAATCTATTGGAGAAGAGATAAAAAAAGGTACTCATGGCATTATCATAGGCCATGGTACTGACACGATGAGCCATACATCAGCAGCTCTATCTTTTATGGTTCAAAACTCTCCTATTCCCATTGTCATGGTTGGATCACAGCGCTCCTCAGACAGACCCTCTTCTGATGCAGCCTTGAACCTTATTCATGCAGCAAAAACAGCTTCAGATTCGGATATTGCTGAAGTAATGGTATGTATGTTTGGACCAACCTCCGACGAATACGGCTTATTGCACCGCGGTACTCGGGTACGAAAAATGCATTCCTCCTACCGTTCAACCTTTCGTACTATCGGAGACATTCCTCTAGCAATGGTGGATCGCCAGAAAATTACACCACTTCGTACTGATTACAACCACCGCAGAAGTGACCGTAAAGCAACAATAACACCTGTTTTTGAAGAACGTGTATCTCTGCTCTATTATTATCCAAATATGAATCCAGATATTATAGATGCCATGATTGATCTTGGCTACAAAGGAATTGTTATAGCAGGAACCGGTCTTGGACATGTTAATAAGCTGCTCTATCCGGCTATTAAGCGTGCTGCTGAAAAAGGCGTGGCTATATATATGACAGTACAAACACTATGGGGATATGTTAATATGTTCGTCTATGATACAGGCAGAGATTTAATGACTATGGGTATAATACCAGCAGAAAATATGCTTCCAGAAGTTGCTTACATTAAACTAGGCTGGGCACTAGGACAGACTTCAGATTTAGATAAGGTTAAAGAAATAATGCTTACTCCTATTTGCGGGGAAATTACTGAAAGGGAACCCTATAATGGATATCTAATATATCAAGGTGGTATTCCTGAAGTAGAAGAATTCATTAAAAAGTTTCATAAGTAATAAATCTTTTAAGTTATATTTTGTACTATTTATAAAAAGATAATAGTTTATCATAAAAACTTATTATCTGTGCAAAATAACTTAGAAGGTGGTGATTATAGAATGGCTAATAAAAACAATAATTTAAATGGAAACCTAGAGAGCAATAACTCAAATTCTAAACAGCAGAGTAGTTTTTTTAATAGTGTTAGCGAGAGCAAATCTAGCTCTAACAAATATAAAAATGTAGAACCTCTTCCAGAGTCCTCACGCCCAAGACGCGACGGTCCTGGCGGAGAAGATGGAGATTAATTTGTATTAAGCTAAATAAACAAGTGATGATATGTATTGATATCATCACTTGTTTATTTATTCAGGGTTTAATAAGAAGGATTTACCGTAACACTTATACCATAAATATCCAGATATGAAAAATTAGTATGCCTTCAACTAAAATCCATCTATATTTGTTCTCTTCTAATTCCATTCCATATTTCATTAAATTCAGACATCTTTTCCTCAATCTGATCAAAAAATTGCAGCTTTGCATCTAAATAATTCATCTGTTCTTCCACATTCATCTTAGATATTGACAAGTCTTTTAGCATCTCACTAAATATATTCTTGTAAGTACTTGTAAGACTGTCTGCAGCTCTATAAATTTGAGCTTTTAAATCTTCAATGCAATTTAAAGTATTAGCTTCCAAAGCTCCAAATAAATTCATATATTCTCCTTCAACAGAACTTCTTATGGCTTCAATCCAATTGATTTTTATTTCATTAAGCTTCTTACTATCAGTAGAATAAGTACCTACCTTATTTTCTAAAAAATGATTTAAACATTTTTCTAGGAAATTCTCTTTAAAATCTATACTATTTAAAACATCCTCTTTGATATTTACACAATCAATATTTATTGAAGGAATTTTAACAAGAGATTTTCTATTAAAGGCATGATCCACTTTAGGTACTGTAATAACAAAATCCTTCAAATTGTAATTCTTTTTAACCTTTTCACTAAAGGAGTGTACTATTTCTTTTATAGCTTCATCGCATTCTCTAAAATATTTCTCTTTTAAATCAATATCAGAATTTATTCTATTAAGTATATTTCCAATCAATGTATTCAATTCTTCTTCTATCTCAGTATTATTAACGGATAGATCAACACTAAAGCCTTTATTTTTCATTTCCCTCAAATCATCTTTATCCTTCATTCTGAGCCTCATAAAGAATCTATCTATCTTTTCCTCATATACTTCGTTTATTTCATCAATACTTTCATCCCTGGATTCTTTTATTTTTGAAATTAAATTCTCCTGAAGCTCGGTAAAAATTAAATTTTGATTTATCTCCTTATCAATTAAATCAAAGGTATCCATCATTTTTTGAAGCATACATTCAATTTCTTCAATTTCTTCCTGCTTTTCAATTTTAGCATCAATTATACTTTTTACTAAATCAAGGTTCTTAAGCCTTACAAACAGTTCATCAATACTCCAAATGATTGAAGAATATAATTCTGTATTTGCCTTCTGAATAGCCACATAGGTTGTATAATCCATTAATTTGGGTATCCCGCTTCTCTCTCTTAGCGTATTAAGACTTACGTCATTAAGCCCTTGAAAACACTCAAGTTTTTCTAGTTGATCATCAACAAAGCTCAAAACTGTCATTTGATTTTTTCCTATATATTTTCTCTTTAATTTTTTTAGTCTTTGTCTTAATTCATCACCAGAAAGTTGTGAAATTCTCTTAGTTTCACCTAGGTATTTTAATTCCATACTATCGATTTGAGATACCTTCAAAATATCAAAATATGATCTAGCTGATATTCCAAGTACTATAAAACCATTATAACCTAGGCCATTTAATTTACACCTTAAGTAGTCTAAAAATCTGACTACTGATTTATTTTCACATTCGCTCATATACATTTCATCCAGCTTGTTTACTACCACAACTAATGAATAAAACTTATCATGTTTTTCAAATTGAGTTTTAATATCCCTGAAAAACTCTTCTTCATCAGTAGTTAGATAGTTTGAATAATTAACTAAGAAAATTACAACATCTGATTTCTCTATCCACTTATATGCCTTTTTCTTATGCATATTTATTCCTTCACTAGAATTATTAGCCCCTGCATAGTTAGGTCCAGGAGTATCAATAATAGTAAAGGTAGCAAAATCACTGCTGTCTTTTACATAGTGAATTTCCATGTCATCAATTGCACTTTCTTCTTCTGAACTATTTTGAGCTTTCTTAAATTCATTAAAGGTATATTTGTAAATTTCCTCTGGTGAATCAAAATATAGATCCTCATTGCCGTATAATAAGCGAATTTGACCATTTGTACTCTTTTTATATATACAAGTATTTGGAGTAGGAAGCTCTAGACTTGTAGGGGCATATTGCTCACCAAGAAATGAATTAACTACAACACTCTTCCCCGATTTTTTTGTTGCCATAACTGAAATATTTAAATTTCTTTCTTTTGCATTATCAAGATTAATTTTTATATTATTTAATATGCTTACTATATTTTCCTTTTCCTTAGAAAGTTCATCAATTACTTCTATTTCATTTATTAAATCCTGTGCTTTAATAATTGATTTCCTCAATTTATAAAACCCAGTTTTAAACGCATTTACTCTAGCTCTTTCACCTTTTTCCTTTTTCATAGTCACTTCAATGTCTAAGTTTAAATAATTAAGAGCTTGAATAACGTCACTTAAAAAGTTTTTATCTTCTGTATCAATAATGATTTGGTGAATATCAAGGTCATATTCATTAAGCTCTTCAAGCAATTCACTAAAGTATAAAATATTATCCTTTTCAATAATATTAGTTTCTAGATTTCTTATTTTAACATTAATGTTATTAAACTCTATTTCTTTTGCTGCTCTTAGAATATATAGATAACATTCGTCTATAGTAAGTTCTTCAATAAACCTATACAGCTCCTTATTCTTATCTATTATAAAAATAGGGTTGTCAAATGAATACCCTTCTAAAACACTTTGAATATATACTGAATCAGATTTTTCTCCATTTATCTTAATTACCTTCATAACTAAGCCCCCTATCTTAAAATTTTATTCTACTTACCAAGCCCATTAATTAACTCTATTGCAACTGGTCCAAGCAATACAATGAACAAACTAGGGAATATGAAAAATACCAAAGGAAACAAAATTTTAATAGGTACTTTCATAGCAGCCTCTTCAGCTCTTTGTCTTCTTTTATCTCTTTCTTCCTGAGATTTAATCCTAAAAATCTGTACCATACTCATTCCTAACTTTTCCCCTTGAAGTATACTATTGATTAAAGATACAAATGATGGGAAACTTAATCTTTCCTTTAGTCCAATAAATGAATCTCTTCTTGCTTTTCCAAGCCTTATTTCTTCAAGGCATATATGGAATTCTGAAGCTAATACACCATTACTTTTAGAAATAACCTTATTCAAAGCTAAATCAAATCCAAGACCTGCCTCAAGACTTACTGTAAGAAGATCTAAAAAATCCGGAAGTTCCTTAAGCGCCGTTTCATATCTTCTTTTTATTTTTAAATTAATAAAAAGATGTGGTAAAAAGATACCCATTACTATGCAAGCAGATATAAGAATAATAATAGCTAAAGGCTTTATTCCAATTAATTCGCCAATTATACCCATTGATACAGGAAAGCTTATTCTAAATAGAATTAGATAAAATTGAGATTCTGCGCTTGTTATATTCCATGGATTTCCCATTTTAAGCAAAGATTTTTCTAATTTTTCTTCCTTTTTAGTAGAAAGTTTCTTTGTATAATAATCACTGCCTTTTTTTCTAAAAAAGCTTATTTTCTTTTTTATATTTTCCTCGCTTTTTTTTATATCTATATTTACATTTGGCTTAGCTTCACCTACATAGTCTTTATATCTTCTTTTTATTTTCTTTTCGCCTTCACGGGAAAATGAATAAATAAATAAGCAGATAAATATTAATGTTACTACAAAGGAAATTTCAAGCAGCATACTTTACACCTCGATTTTAGAAAGTTTATTTATCATTATAAATCCTATTATCATAAAGAAGGCTCCTATTCCTAAGGCTATTTTACCAAATAAATTTTTGGTAAAGGGAGCCATATACTCTGGATTAATTAAAGATAATACTACAAAAAGTGCTATAGGAAGAAAGCCTACTACTTTTCCTGATAATTTTCCTTGAGCTGACAAGGATTGAACATGTCTTTCTACCTCATTTCTCTCTCTAATAGTTTTTACTATTATCTCTAGAATCATTGAAAGATTTCCACCAACCTGCCTTTGGATTAAAATAGCCTGTATCATTATATCCAAATCACTACTAGGCATTCTTGTTTTTAAATTGTTTAAAGCATCTTCCATAGTTATTCCATAATTCATTTCCTTTAAAAAATCTGTAATCTCTTCCTTCACTGGAGACTCGCATTCCTCTGCAACTGTCTTCATAGCTTGGGCAAAACTTAATCCAGCCTTCAAGGAACCAACTATTGTCATAATCATATCTGGTAGAGCTTCATTAAATTCTTTTATTCTTTTCTTTCGTTTACCGCTTAACCAATACCTAGGTATTATATATCCTACGACCACACCTGGAATTACGAATATAAAATTCTTTAACAGCAAGGCTGATGCAACTCCAAGAAATACCATTGAAATTATAACTAACACAATGTACTCCTCGATATCCATTTGGATTCCTGAACTTCTAAGTATCTGCTGAAGCTTTTCACTTGTTTCTTCTGAGGTTTTGGCCCTTATAAATTGATAAATATTTTTTAAATCTACAAACTTTATCTGCTCTTTGTTTGTTTTACTCTTGGATTTCTTATACTTTTCATTTATGTCAAGATAGTATTTTACTCTTTTTTCTAATTTCTTATCTTGTAGAATAAAAATATATAAAATTCCAAAAACTAGCATAAAACTGCATAAAAAATATAATAAAAGGATTATATCTTTCACTATTACCACTCCTCTACATTAAATATAGTTGGTGGCACCACTATACCTGAAGTTTCTAGGCGCTCATAAAATTTTGGTCTTATACCAGTAGGAGTCATTTTACCAATTACTTTTCCTGCTTTATCTATACCAGTTTGGTTAAAGGTAAATATATCTTGAAGTACAATAACC includes these proteins:
- the gatE gene encoding Glu-tRNA(Gln) amidotransferase subunit GatE, producing the protein MENNYMETQKRIGYTLRKQTMPEIYEKLGLMCGLEVHQQLKTDKKLFCHCPAGIFQEKGKFHAEVLRHMRPTLSEMGGYDGTALMEFKTKKTIVYHIVNETTCTYDVDDTPPFKLNKQALQIALEIALLLKTNIVGELHITRKQYLDGSIPTGFQRTGIVSIEGQIPLKNKQVRIIQLSIEEDSCREVSDIAHVRVYTTDRLGMPLIETVTYPDMKTPDEAAEAAQYIRFLSRSTGKVRTGIGAAREDVNVSITGGTRVEIKGVSRISSIPELVHNEAFRQKSLLEIRSDLLSRIPQWKEWEISYVNISLDNISTSSNQVSEALNKNYRLVAVNLPGFKGALSFFTQPGRMFADEISDRLKVIACIEKPNMTHSESLDNDSKFINFKYIRKLLDAENEDAQILLWGPEADIPTALETIEERCKMAFIGVPKETRKSLENGTTMFERVLPGADRMYPDTDSAPISISEALINEMRSNLPISVNERIAQLKSWNVPQDTFFYLLRNNLVPLIQRVSDDFQISPKITSTLLAHRLKHLQGKFNTTLPFDYEKIYKLFAFIKEQNLDYDIAYDMLPIMYKHPEMEMSSILKSINFAKRSKDSIISLIPFINDKFNEINTSKDNKAKFRWMMNELRKMAVGNMPLSELADIIAKGEYNNER
- the gatD gene encoding Glu-tRNA(Gln) amidotransferase subunit GatD, which encodes MNGSLKGYKGRALEILKSFNMRVWSEAVIKTTRGEFKGVLLPRSENDDDKHIVIKLATGYNIGITVDTIQDMKEFNYKEIQYKIPEREFPTSEEKHNVKLLGTGGTIASRLDYRTGAVIPAFSPGELYGAVPELADICNLSTEKLFAVFSENMGPAQYKILAQSIGEEIKKGTHGIIIGHGTDTMSHTSAALSFMVQNSPIPIVMVGSQRSSDRPSSDAALNLIHAAKTASDSDIAEVMVCMFGPTSDEYGLLHRGTRVRKMHSSYRSTFRTIGDIPLAMVDRQKITPLRTDYNHRRSDRKATITPVFEERVSLLYYYPNMNPDIIDAMIDLGYKGIVIAGTGLGHVNKLLYPAIKRAAEKGVAIYMTVQTLWGYVNMFVYDTGRDLMTMGIIPAENMLPEVAYIKLGWALGQTSDLDKVKEIMLTPICGEITEREPYNGYLIYQGGIPEVEEFIKKFHK
- a CDS encoding dynamin family protein, with product MKVIKINGEKSDSVYIQSVLEGYSFDNPIFIIDKNKELYRFIEELTIDECYLYILRAAKEIEFNNINVKIRNLETNIIEKDNILYFSELLEELNEYDLDIHQIIIDTEDKNFLSDVIQALNYLNLDIEVTMKKEKGERARVNAFKTGFYKLRKSIIKAQDLINEIEVIDELSKEKENIVSILNNIKINLDNAKERNLNISVMATKKSGKSVVVNSFLGEQYAPTSLELPTPNTCIYKKSTNGQIRLLYGNEDLYFDSPEEIYKYTFNEFKKAQNSSEEESAIDDMEIHYVKDSSDFATFTIIDTPGPNYAGANNSSEGINMHKKKAYKWIEKSDVVIFLVNYSNYLTTDEEEFFRDIKTQFEKHDKFYSLVVVVNKLDEMYMSECENKSVVRFLDYLRCKLNGLGYNGFIVLGISARSYFDILKVSQIDSMELKYLGETKRISQLSGDELRQRLKKLKRKYIGKNQMTVLSFVDDQLEKLECFQGLNDVSLNTLRERSGIPKLMDYTTYVAIQKANTELYSSIIWSIDELFVRLKNLDLVKSIIDAKIEKQEEIEEIECMLQKMMDTFDLIDKEINQNLIFTELQENLISKIKESRDESIDEINEVYEEKIDRFFMRLRMKDKDDLREMKNKGFSVDLSVNNTEIEEELNTLIGNILNRINSDIDLKEKYFRECDEAIKEIVHSFSEKVKKNYNLKDFVITVPKVDHAFNRKSLVKIPSINIDCVNIKEDVLNSIDFKENFLEKCLNHFLENKVGTYSTDSKKLNEIKINWIEAIRSSVEGEYMNLFGALEANTLNCIEDLKAQIYRAADSLTSTYKNIFSEMLKDLSISKMNVEEQMNYLDAKLQFFDQIEEKMSEFNEIWNGIRREQI
- a CDS encoding type II secretion system F family protein; translated protein: MLLEISFVVTLIFICLFIYSFSREGEKKIKRRYKDYVGEAKPNVNIDIKKSEENIKKKISFFRKKGSDYYTKKLSTKKEEKLEKSLLKMGNPWNITSAESQFYLILFRISFPVSMGIIGELIGIKPLAIIILISACIVMGIFLPHLFINLKIKRRYETALKELPDFLDLLTVSLEAGLGFDLALNKVISKSNGVLASEFHICLEEIRLGKARRDSFIGLKERLSFPSFVSLINSILQGEKLGMSMVQIFRIKSQEERDKRRQRAEEAAMKVPIKILFPLVFFIFPSLFIVLLGPVAIELINGLGK
- a CDS encoding type II secretion system F family protein, whose amino-acid sequence is MKDIILLLYFLCSFMLVFGILYIFILQDKKLEKRVKYYLDINEKYKKSKSKTNKEQIKFVDLKNIYQFIRAKTSEETSEKLQQILRSSGIQMDIEEYIVLVIISMVFLGVASALLLKNFIFVIPGVVVGYIIPRYWLSGKRKKRIKEFNEALPDMIMTIVGSLKAGLSFAQAMKTVAEECESPVKEEITDFLKEMNYGITMEDALNNLKTRMPSSDLDIMIQAILIQRQVGGNLSMILEIIVKTIRERNEVERHVQSLSAQGKLSGKVVGFLPIALFVVLSLINPEYMAPFTKNLFGKIALGIGAFFMIIGFIMINKLSKIEV